atatatatatattctctgTGTAATTCCTCTTCGATCATTTCTGTGTTTCCTTGCTGATGAACTCGACATTGAGCAACATTCCTGCTTTTgccgactgtctgtaactgatAGAGGCTAatccggacaatccagtgattgaaaatCGTAAGCACAGATCTCCGGATTTGGGAGAAGACTACATTTATAAACCATGTCGATCCCACTAcgtgcctcttacgacaagtgtaAGTGGGCGAAAACCAACTGAAAACCGGATCTCCTGTTGCAAACTCTGGTGTTGATATCTGTTTGGATAATGTTTACCTAGACATTACACCCGACAGAGAACAACGTGCTGTGTGTTCACATGATTTGAAACTGAAGTCAGTGGTTGCATTCAATTTCGTGCGTGTTTTGCATAAATAGGAGAAGATATCAACAGTACAACGagtgaagcgcatttctggcgtccccccgTGTGACATTGCTGTAATAGTGTTAAGGgctgcgtaaaactgaactcactcattcactcattatcAAACGCTGAAACTGTCTCATGTCTCttaaaaatctgtttttctttgtttggcCTTTTTACACGTTTTGTTGTTCATTATAAATTGTTTATCATTACTCATTGATGtttgaataaagtttgagtGTATTTTTCCAACATTTCGTACCCGTCTATATTGGTTCTCTCTTTTCGGTACTAGTCGCTCGAATACAAAATCACTGATGATCAGTTATTCGATCACAGAAGCGATTCCTGCTAGCGACTGTGGTATTAAAGACAGACGTCGACCGTTGCTCAAAGGCCGGAATACCTGAAATAACATGTGAGTTCACTTCCGGACGGTAATGTGAGTGGTCCAGCATTAGAAATCAATGTCCCTCTCCCCTCGCCCACTCTTTACCTCAGCCCCAATCTCCTTCTCGCCATTGCTCGCGATGGCTCGCCATACACACAGGTGCAATATGTGATGCCCATGTATGGCACATCACGTTGTGATATTGGTGAAATGATACCAATAATCCCCCAAAACAGACATTGGAGAACCATACATAAAACCCATAAAACACACGACGCATGAAAAAATATAGCGTTTATTGTGAAAAGGCGGACACTGAGTGACTGACAGCCTCCGCGAACACTACCAACAACAAGACTGTAGTTGAATGTACAAAACCACAATCCATATTAGTCATCGGGCCATACCTTCTACGCATGCGTAGTTTACAGCAAGGCCGTCATTGAGTGTAGCAAGGGAGGAGGTCAAATACCCGGGGAGCCCCAACAGACGCAGTTAGAGATTATTGGCAGGACCGTATACGGGTGAATGGAATTTTGATGGCACGAAAAAGACAAAAGACATAAGATGGTGTTACAGTAAGATCTTTACCTTGAATATAAATTAATGTAGGTTACTATTGTCCACTGATGTACTGCAACAGGTGAACaaatatttgaattaatgaAGCGTCGATACAactttcgaaaaaaatgaattcgTGATTTGGCAATATCAGTTAACTGATCGTGTGGTTAAAACACGTAGGCACAGTGGAATTACCATTTTTACGGTGAATACACCTGATCACCCTTGGTGTGTATTGACGCCGAGTACACCCACATAAATCCAGAAACCACCCAACGGCCTCGCTCATCTTTGACAGGTACACCTCCAGGTCCGTGTAGGAATTGTGCCACCGCGTCGATTGATCATGAAAGGACTTTCTTTCCTTCTGGGATTACGTAGACGTATGAAGGCTCTTATTATTATCTAGTTACAATTAAACAAGGTCAGTACTTGCATAACTTCAAATTTTGCCCTACTATCCTAATCCATCTTAAATACATTATGAGGACAGATGTTTGTCACATCCGGTTCTGGACGTCAGGTGTCTAGGGTCTGAATACTGTTTAGCGAATAACTCCAGATGGGGGACCTAATGAGTTCATTTTACCAAACCAAAATGCCAGTAATTAATAGAAAGAAAACAGCTGATCAAGACAAATGTATAacatttgaataatatgttaaaTTTCTGAAAGttatttttgcttttgtttcttTTCGTCTTCCTCTTTCTTCTTCGCCTCCTCTCTGACTTTCATTTTCTTCTGAATGTTGTGGAGCTCATTATCTGTTTTAGCCTTCCACTCGTCGCCATCCAGGTTTCTGTTCAACATAAGTTCAACCAGCCCTTCCAGATCCATGGGTTCGACATACGGCAGGAACCGGAAGAGTGGGCGACCATTGTGGTCAATGAGAAACTTCTCGAAGTTCCATGAAATGTCGTTGACCTTAATGGGATCCCAGAATGACTCGCTTCTGTCGTAAGAAGCGGCCAGAGGAACAGGACAAGAATCCTGAAACACAAGAAGACAATGTCAGGGGTCCAGGGATCATGCTTTATGGTCTAGCATGTATGGTATGCAAGATCAGCtccggacaagatgacatcctcatcacCAGTCATAGTCACAGTCTTGGTCATGTTTTTTTATGGAACTCGCAaaaaaaattcatatctgggtctacTTTCCAAAAacggcacatctagggatcatgcttgatgtGTGTACCAAGTTTAAGGGATCTAGTATGTATAGTTTTAGAGATCTGTTCCGGACTATATggcatcctcatagtcacaccctaagtcatgtttccatggacaccggaaaaattaaaattcatacCTTGGCCTTACCCCAAATGGCACATCTTGGGGTCATGCTTGACATTTGTACTACGTTTGACTAAGCTATCACGAACATTTTAGGAGATATACTTCGGACAAAGTATGGCGGACGGACGGAACTCTACGTTTCTAGGGAATAAAAATTCAATGTCCACGCACCTTCAGGTATCTGTAGACTGTTGAGTACACCAGTGTCGACTCACCTTCAGGTACCTGTAGAGGGGTTGTTCCTCCTCGCCATTTACATGAATCTTCATGTGTAGTGTGAAGTGAGGCGTGTAGTTCCTGCCGGGGCGGACATACCGGAGTCCAGCTAGTAACTCCGACTTGTTCGCGCCTGGTTCCTGGTGAGCGAACTGGTCACAGGGGAAGCCCACGATAGAGAAGGGTGACACGTTGAATAGATCGGCTAGTACATTCAACTGCCAGTACTGAGGGGTAAACTCTGTGGACaaaattaagtgagtgagtgattgcgtGAGCGAGTGTTTttctacactgcttttagcaatattccagcattataaaGAACGGgccgtcggcgtgacgagcaaacgcttcacCCACTAGCCTACCAAGACTACAAAGTATAATCAGATTCACTTAACATATCCTAACATATCTCTCATATCTCCTGATGTTCATGCATACTGATATCCTACAGCACCTATTCTTGACTGCCTGAAAACGTCTTTAATTCCATTGTTGGCAAGGTTTTCGTAATACAACAGTACTGACTTTGGACAAGGGTACACCGGTAAGACGAAGCTCTATATCTGGGTGTATTTAAAACTTTACTTTAGTGCTGTTAAGAAACCCGCTGCTGTAAGGTTTGTCGTTATTCGAAAAACGAATATCGAAAAACAATTTCGCTCCAAATAcggtatgtcatatttgttatAATATATTTGATAGAATTGATGGACATAAACTGAATATCGAACCCGGTGTTGACTATGTTAACATTGCTGTTGAAgaactaagtgagtgagtgagtgagtttgggtttacgtcgattttagcaatattccagcaacatcacgactggggacacaCGAAAAggacattgtacccacgtgcaAAGAACGGACGCTTGTACAACATGGTTACCTCGCCATCCGTTTCAATAACTAATCAGCTCTTGCACAGTGTAACTGTTGTTTAGTTATTGAACGGGGCCGTGAGGCAGCCttttggttaaagcattcgctcgtcacactgaagacccgggttcgattcctcacattggtacaatgtgtgtagcccataACTGGTGTGTCGCGAcgtgattgctggaatattaaaataataaaacctcactcactcaaaatctCTCTAGTTCAACGAAAGTTCAACTCAAGTCTGGAAGGATTTGCTAATCTGGATTGCCTTCGGTGTGGGTCTGAACTTATAATTGCTCTTGGATTGATttagaatatattttatatatttgttgagatatattttcagatatgCTAATTAGGAACTACAAGTCAGCCTAGCTCCATGGAGGTAACATGTCCTATGGGATCCATCACGTGGTGTAGTTACAGAAATTTTATCTCTCATGATTAAATCTAATCTGTCATGATTAAATCTACTCTCTCAGACTTGACTACAGCAAACAATTCAGGATCCAATAACAAACGATGTGAAGCCATCGTGCTTTAGTCTTGCAATTCGAGACAACACACCCCACGGTTCGATGTAGCTTTCGCGATCCCGACGTTTCCTGCAATCGGAAGTTCACGGCAACCTCCGTAACTCACCTCGCGTGTGTTCCGACACCTAGGAGGTTTCGTCGTCAGAAATAGCTACATATCAAATTAGCTATTTTACAGTCAGACGAATGTACGGATATAATGAGGCTCTCGTGTTCATGATGCTGTTTTAGAAATATCACCGCATTGtgatattttagaaatattaacattgacGAATTACTCTGGAAAGAAAGACACCCTAACCTATGGATACTGCATGAATAAAAAGGCTATACACATTGCTCGCGTCGTCTCGCCGGAAACAGAGTTAGCCGTATTTAGACATTGATGAATGCACGTCCTTGGCGTCAAGTACTTCTTAGAAAACTTGCATCACGTGATGCGATTCCACCATTTGAGGTCTTATAACATAGCGTTCCCATAGTAACGGTAACGCATATAGAAACAGTTTCCTGTGGCGGATGACAAATCTTAATCTTGAATCGTTTTCCACGAAACCGAAATCTCGCGAAGCTGGCTTTAGTCTGCTTATTCCTGGGTATTAACACGAGTAGCCCGGgtgagaattggtcttcagcaaagcATGCATGCCGTGaggggtgactaacgggatcgggtgatcaggctaccgtttgtgtagattgatgctcatgctgttgatcactgggctgctggtccagactcgataatttcagaccgccgccttcAGACCGGACGTTAAACAACACAGCAACCAATCAGCCTGAGCAAATCAGTTTTCTTGTCGCCCAACATATTTGTCACGTGGTGGTGTTTGTACAGGGTCCTTGATGGGCAATAACGTTCAAACAGGTACATAAACCACTCAAAACGAGTAACAGAAACgtatgaaaatgtgaaaacgtATGAATTGTGTTCTATGTGTACTCCAGATGAATGAGCATGTACCTAGCCAGTGGTATATATATACTCGTGCTTAACCATTATCTTGGCATCAGTCATATCCGATCCAATGACATTGAAATTGTGACCTTCAAATATGTCTTGTCGACCACTGTCGCAATTTAGAAAAGCACGACAATTCCTGTCCGGAATTAGGCCTTTACTTTCTGGTATGAGAGTGCGTTTTAGATGTGATGAATAAGTGTTATTTCCTTAGATTTCTGTCGTAATCATTGTGCAACCACATGTAGAGGCTAATCTATAAGCAGTGGTAATAATCAGTGAGCGTCACTGTCAACCGCACACTTACATCCACAGGATCACCATCAACCGCACACTGACATCCACAGGATCACCATCAACCGCACACTTACATCCACACGATCACCATCAACCATACACTGACATCCACAGGAtcaccatcaaccacacactGACATCCACAGGATCACCATCAACCGCACACTTACATCCACAGGATCACCATCAACCATACACTGACATCCACAGGATCACCATCAACCATACACTGACATCCACAGGAtcaccatcaaccacacactGACATCCACAGGaacaccatcaaccacacactGACAACCACAGGAccaccatcaaccacacactGACATCCAGAGATccaccatcaaccacacactGACATCTATAGGAAAAACACCAACCAAACACTGACATCCACAGGATGACTGTCAACCACACATTGACATCTACAGGACCACTATCAACCACTCACTGACATCCAGAGATccaccatcaaccacacactGACATCTATAGGAAAGCCACCAACCAAACACTGACATCCACAGGAtcaccatcaaccacacactGATATCCACACGAtcaccatcaaccacacactGACATCCACAGGACCACAATCAACCACACACTGACATCCACACgatcaccatcaccaacacacTGATATCCACAGGAccaccatcaaccacacactGATATCAACTAAAccaccatcaaccacacactGACATTTACAGGACCACCATCAACCACACTCTGACATCCACAGGACCACCATCAACCATACACTGACATCCAAAGGAtcaccatcaaccacacactGACAACCACAGGAccaccatcaaccacacactGACAACCACAGGAccaccatcaaccacacactGACATCCAGAGATccaccatcaaccacacactGACATCTATAGGAAAAACACCAACCAAACACTGACATCCACAGGATGACTGTCAACCACACACTGACATCTACAGGACCACCAACCACATACTGATATCCAGAGATCCACCATCAACCACACTCTGACATCTACAGGAAAACCATCAACCACACACTGATATCCACAGGACCATCATCAACCATACACTAACAACCACAGGAccaccatcaaccacacactGATATCCACTGAACCACCATCAACCACACTCTGACATCCACAGGACCACCATCAACCATACACTGACATCCAAAGGAtcaccatcaaccacacactGACAACCACAGGAccaccatcaaccacacactGATATCCACTGAAccaccatcaaccacacactGACATCCAGAGATccaccatcaaccacacactGACATCTATAGGAAAAACACCAACCAAACACTGATATCCACAGGATGACTGTCAACCACACATTGACATCTACAGGACCACCAACCACATACTGATATCCAGAGATCCACCATCAACCACACTCTGACATCTACAGGAAAACCATCAACCACACACTGATATCCACAGGACCATCATCAACCATACACTAACAACCACAGGAccaccatcaaccacacactGATATCCACTGAAccaccatcaaccacacactGACATCCACGGGATCACTTTCAGCCATACACCGACATCTGCAGGAtcaccatcaaccacacactGATGGTTGGGGGAGTAGTTTAGTGgttcgtcaagccgaagatccgggttcgattccccacattgtattaagttcatttctggtgtcctctgtcgtgatattgccagaatattgctaaatggggtgtaaaacaaaacccaCTCACCCAACTCGAATTTCACTGCACTTCGATCAGTAGTAATGTGTGAGCAGCTGCACTGAAGATACTTCTAGATAACTGTACAAACTGAACATTGCCTTGACATTTCATGTCAAAGGTAATCAGAGCTCTTACTTGGTGATGCTGTTGCTTGGTGGTGTCATGCCCACCAGTCAACGTGCCATATGAATAACAATAGTCTTATACAAGGCAGTGCATAGTATCCATGACAATACCATATAACAATATTCTGCCGTGCATGTAAGGACtaatatttctgaaaactgAACAGGTTGATTCATATTTCTGTATAAAATATGCTTGTAAGCAGTATCCTACAAGGCAGCAAACGAATATACAATATCCTGCAGATAGGGATAGACGAACTATTGATGTATGATGTGCCTCAAACTGACCCTAGtcctacgacagtcgtaagtttatgttaaagtgtgggagttacgaccATCTTTAGGGCTACGATCGTCTTGATGTTGTGGAGAGCTTGCTTTACCTCTTTAACAGAAATCATGTGAAAGCCCGGGCGTTTCTTTAATAATGGTAGCTACGACCCTGGGCttggattttcgaagctctattAGGTCTAAAATAGTCGTAAACTAACGTTAATGGatggcacttatgactgtcttagcgctgagagagcttcgaaaatctaggcccagctGCACACATGAAACGTCAGTTCCAGACAATCAGACCCGTTTATCCGACAAACCAGACTTCATCGGCATGAAAGACAAAACATCAGAGAAAATTGAGTCAGGATGTCTCCAAAAGGGCAAGCCTGTTCTGCCATCCACGTCGCACCCGTATAAACAAACCAAACGACTGACAAACAAACGGTTGAATGTAACCTTACCTTAACGTAACCATAGGATTCCAGAGTATGTAGTTATTGATATACATTTACTAGATACATAATTATTATGCAAGTCTGTCTGTATTTGAGGTTTTGAAGATACAGAACTGTCAGGCAAATGGTCTGGACGTCTAATTATGGACACATATTGCACATTCAACGTACACAAAGTCCCACCTTTAAGAATCGCTTGACATGCCCAATAAATGTATACTAAACGTCAAAGAAAACGCAACTCTGGCATTTGTTTCAAAAATGGAGTTTTAAAAGGGAAGAAACGTTAACGTTTaattttatgagatttaatttttgttttcgaaacttgtgtttcttttgttgtaaccaGTAAGGTTCGGGGTTATACAtgtaattggtcttcagtagcccatgcctTTTGTATGAGAAGACCAAAGGGTTTGCggggtcaggctagctgacctGATTGATGCCTGTCATCGTTATTATATTTGGCGCTTTCTCAGAATGTACAGATCTGGTTCCCTTTGAGCGGAAGATACGGACAGCCAAATACATCAATTCCACCCTTGAAGATTCCGGGTAAGAATCGaggaacgggatcgggtggacagggtCTCTGagttagttgacacatgtcatcgtattccagttaagttgaccaatgctcatgctcttgatctcCGGATTGTCCAGACCAGActgcattatttacaaactggttttacatagctggaatattgagtgcggcgttaagggACAAACAATTGTGTTGTCTCTACACTTCCAGTTTATTTCTCATAAATTGATTCTGTCTAACCATGTCTAACCAGCTGTAGAACCATGCACACCTCTGCGTGAAGGTTTCTCGGTGGAAATCACAATTCAATGTAACTGCTTCGGACCATTTACACTGAGGCCACGGGGCCTGGACGAGTCTATTGTAGGCCAGGGGTGTAAAGAGTACTGTTTATATAACTGATAACGGTCTATCGATTTCGAGCCCTTAGTACTGACAACGGAATATGTTAAATAAAACCGACACATTATTGGACTAAGATAAAGTCAGAATGAAGAATAAATGCATGTATAAACTGCCCCCTGTCTCTATAAATGGTCGCGGGAAGTTATGTGTAATTTAAGCTTGTAATCAACATAGGAATACCAGTAAAGGTCAGACAGGCAATCAGAGGAAATAAGCGGTATTTCCTTGTGGGAGGAAAACAATTATATCAGCTGCCGTGAAACGACTGAAGCTTGAAATACGTACTAGATATCAAAGCATATCACGCCTATCGTGTTATACCAATGATACGAAGACAGCGTATATTAAAAGAAAGCATATTTCGTAGGCATTCCAAACTTAACAGTAACAGCATGGAGCATAGAACCCAGAAAACAAGTTAAAAGAGAGAGGGTTTTTTAAACTGTTGCAGACATTTATATAAAATGAGATTGATAGCAATTTGTCTCTGAAAGTTGTTTTTGAAAGTTTGGTTCAAATCGAAGCAAAGCGTAGTTGAATCCTTTACATATGCTGCTACCGATCCTAGCTATATGTTGAATATCACGGACACATCTTTGTTGTAAATAACAACATTTCCATGTGCCAGATCGCTCGTGTTCTCGATCTGTTACTGGCGAATAGGGTATAACGTCGCTCTATCGAAATGACAGGAGAGGACGTATGTGCCATTGTGCTGAAATATTCTCGGAGTTGATTACTGATATCTCACTGGGCCTTTTAGGATGGAGACAATACTGTACATACCCACAACAAAGTGTCACCCTTGATTTAACCCCAGTGTGCATTAATACTATGTTTTCAATTAGTATTGCTgttgtggaggtggtggtgatgatggtggtgatgatggtggtggtggtggtggtgatgatgatgatgatgatggtggtgatgtcgGTGACGTGATGATTATCCTTGATGTGATTTCACTTTTATCACGATAACGGTCGTTAGTACAAAATATAGTTTATTAACCAAAATTAAACTTTCTTACATTTTTTTTTCCGTATCACTTATGAGATGAAAAAATTATGTATTGTATAACAGTTTCCCCTCGACATTTCAGGACATTTCTCgacatgtgagtgagtatggtcccGAGCAACATGCGCTGGTTTTGACAGTTGACCAAACTGAAGGAGGTGGATAGACGGGGTAAATTGTCCGAGAGTTCACGAATCTAGTTCAGGCTCTTATATTTACGATCAGCTGGTTATTCAACGACTGACGTTAGTTTTAAGCCCATTTTAGCACCATTCCAGCAGCATGACGCCGGAGGACCCCAGAAActgacttgacacattgtacccatgtagggaatcgaacctgagtagtcggcgtgacgagtgaacgctttaaccactacgctacccacAGCTCcgctggacttttgtgagtattgaagaacaaacaaacaaacttaccTCAGAAAGTGGCCACATTAAGCAGAAGCATCACTTTCCCCCGATTCCCGCTCCCCATACTGACATTCTGCGTCCCCTCCAGATTTAACACCTTGTAGTCGTACACAGATGTGTTGGTGCTGACGTTGTCGCAGACGCTGTAGTACATGTGTTGGCCGGCCTGCACCACCCCATAAAGGAGGAGGAACCACCCCCGGGCCACCCACCCCGGGACGAAACACCCACGGGATCTCTCTCCCATACTGTTGCAGAAGTGTGCTCTACTGTGCAATGGTTGGTTTTGATAAGCGTGGACTGTTCCATATGTGACTTGAGGGAGAAGCTGCATACCTCCAGCTGTCGCCTTCGTGATAGATTACCGATACAGATCTCAGCCTTCGGCAAGCCAAACGTGGCCATAAGCACAGAATGTTTCCGATATTTGACATCAACATGCACTGATCACTATCATCTGACCTTCGTTTAGTATCCATGGAATTGTTCGCCAAGGCTGTCGCCATATGGTCAATACCTTCCACTCCATTGCTTGTTAAGATCGTGTTGATTTGAATTTTTTAGCATTTATATGTGACTTTGGGAGAGTGGGTTTGTTACAATATGGATAGATGGCAATTATATAGGAGCAAATTACTTGAAATTGTCAATCGTCAACTGTTTGATTGAGAGGAAATAATAACATTTTGAACAGTTTCAACTATTTTTAAGTGAGCACGGGGCAACCAACGTGCTGTTATTGATtcacaaaatgtgaaaacacaGCATTATTTTGCGATGCGCGTGCGCCCGTCCGTTATGTGTGAGGTTATTCTTGTTTGTACTTTCACCGATGTTAAGTGCCTGCCCGATGTGATACAATGCTGCACTTTAACAAACGGACCCCACTCAGACACTGTACGACAAGACCCTCTTGCACACTACTAATGCTATTCGTCAGTCAAGGTAACAACTAcgaccatattttaacgtcttctGGTCGAACTCCAGACCTTCCGCTCCCAGGGCTGACACTCTACCCGTTTGGCTACGGAATATGTGGCCAGAATTCATCTCCGAGAATGTTCCCTGTATCAAAgttgatatgtacataacatGTCTAATTTCATAAACGCCGAACCAAAACTGTTACACatatatgatgtatacagtTTTTGATTTACATACTTGTAATGTGTGACCTTTCAACAGGAACAGGAACATGaaggaatagtgagtgagtaagtatggtaaGAATGCATCACATCAAtgtgttacgccgcttttagcaatattccaacaatatcacggcggaggacaccagaaatgggtttcacgcaatgtacccatgtagggaatcgaacccgggtcttcggcacgACGAGTcaacgccttaaccattaggctaccccaccgcccaacaGAGACGGGTAACTatgttgagattatggactctCTGTAAGTCGTGCGTCATGGGCAGATTAAAGGTAAAGAAAAGCTACATTGGTGAATTTCTGCAAAATCTTTATCATTCACAATTGATATATGGAGCCTCGTCGTACATAGGTTAGAAATTGATAGAGCGAGCCATGattatgggttcgaatcccagttagCAGTTATCACTTTTGCGTTTCTGTCTACAAGAAGATACTTGGTAAATTCGTCGAGGTGGTAAACGTCTCAGGCATGCATGACGTGACTTAGACCCTTTA
The window above is part of the Haliotis asinina isolate JCU_RB_2024 chromosome 1, JCU_Hal_asi_v2, whole genome shotgun sequence genome. Proteins encoded here:
- the LOC137256447 gene encoding cuticular glutathione peroxidase-like; this encodes MKIHVNGEEEQPLYRYLKDSCPVPLAASYDRSESFWDPIKVNDISWNFEKFLIDHNGRPLFRFLPYVEPMDLEGLVELMLNRNLDGDEWKAKTDNELHNIQKKMKVREEAKKKEEDEKKQKQK